In a single window of the Arachis hypogaea cultivar Tifrunner chromosome 6, arahy.Tifrunner.gnm2.J5K5, whole genome shotgun sequence genome:
- the LOC112696858 gene encoding presenilin-like protein At1g08700 produces MESSILESIGVEIIGVMSPVSICMFLVVLLVYSLSSSSSPSSAVSDIRTAANLVYAENPSDTAAQKLEGALLNALVFVILIAIVTFLLLLLYYYNCTSFLKHYTRFSAFFVLGSMGGSIFLSLIQRFSIPVDSVTCFILLFNFTVVGVLSVFGTGIPIIVRQSYMVCLGISVAAWLTKLPEWTTWVLLVALAVYDLVAVLAPGGPLKMLVELASSRNEELPALIYEARPTTVARAGSRGGTSLGLLVTGVTAGEPSSAPSSSSSSAIELQAVSRDNKDRNVNDNLNENRDYGGNEYSVVAMGGFGGERSQGGRNDEEERSPLVGNGGGEGGIVDEERHEGNESRGGDVEIAERGIKLGLGDFVFYSVLVGRAAMYDLMTVYACYLAIISGLGCTLILLSVCRQALPALPISITLGVLFYFLTRLLMEPFIVGTATNLMMF; encoded by the coding sequence atggaatcGAGCATTCTAGAATCCATAGGCGTGGAGATAATCGGAGTCATGTCACCAGTCTCCATCTGCATGTTTCTCGTCGTCCTCCTCGTCTACtccctctcctcctcctcctccccttcCTCAGCCGTCTCCGACATCCGCACCGCCGCTAACCTCGTCTACGCCGAGAACCCCTCCGACACCGCCGCACAGAAGCTCGAGGGAGCACTCCTCAACGCCCTTGTATTCGTCATCCTTATCGCCATCGTCaccttcctcctccttctcctgtACTACTACAACTGCACCTCCTTCCTCAAACACTACACGCGCTTCAGCGCCTTCTTCGTCCTCGGCTCCATGGGCGGATCCATCTTCCTCTCACTCATCCAGCGATTCTCGATCCCCGTCGATTCCGTCACGTGCTTTATCCTTCTCTTCAATTTTACCGTCGTCGGGGTCCTCTCCGTTTTCGGCACCGGGATTCCGATAATCGTTCGGCAGTCGTACATGGTCTGTTTGGGGATCAGTGTTGCTGCGTGGCTGACCAAGCTGCCCGAGTGGACCACCTGGGTTCTTCTGGTGGCTCTGGCGGTTTATGATCTTGTGGCGGTTTTGGCACCTGGTGGACCGTTGAAGATGTTGGTTGAGTTGGCATCCAGCCGGAATGAGGAGCTTCCTGCTTTGATTTATGAAGCCCGGCCCACCACAGTGGCGCGGGCTGGGTCTCGCGGAGGGACTAGTTTGGGGCTTTTGGTGACTGGGGTTACAGCAGGCGAGCCGTCTTCAGCACCGTCATCGTCGTCGTCATCGGCAATTGAGCTTCAAGCTGTGTCTAGGGACAACAAAGATAGGAATGTGAATGATAATTTGAATGAGAATAGGGATTATGGTGGGAATGAGTACTCTGTTGTGGCAATGGGTGGTTTTGGGGGTGAGAGGAGTCAGGGTGGGAGGAATGATGAAGAGGAGAGATCGCCATTGGTTGGCAATGGTGGCGGAGAGGGTGGGATTGTTGATGAGGAAAGGCATGAAGGGAATGAGAGCAGAGGTGGTGATGTGGAGATTGCTGAGAGGGGCATTAAGCTTGGCCTTGGAGACTTTGTTTTCTACAGTGTTCTTGTTGGTAGAGCTGCAATGTATGATCTCATGACTGTGTATGCTTGTTACCTTGCAATTATATCAGGACTAGGCTGCACTCTTATTCTGCTGTCGGTGTGCCGCCAAGCTCTGCCGGCGCTCCCAATTTCGATCACCTTGGGTGTTCTTTTCTATTTCTTGACTAGATTGCTGATGGAACCCTTCATTGTTGGGACTGCCACAAATTTGATGATGTTTTAA